Proteins encoded within one genomic window of Lynx canadensis isolate LIC74 chromosome B4, mLynCan4.pri.v2, whole genome shotgun sequence:
- the SEPHS1 gene encoding selenide, water dikinase 1 isoform X2: protein MSTRESFNPESYELDKSFRLTRFTELKGTGCKVPQDVLQKLLESLQENHFQEDEQFLGAVMPRLGIGMDTCVIPLRHGGLSLVQTTDYIYPIVDDPYMMGRIACANVLSDLYAMGVTECDNMLMLLGISNKMTDRERDKVMPLIIQGFKDAAEEAGTSVTGGQTVLNPWIVLGGVATTVCQPNEFIMPDNAVPGDVLVLTKPLGTQVAVAVHQWLDIPEKWNKIKLVVTQEDVELAYQEAMMNMARLNRTAAGLMHTFNAHAATDITGFGILGHAQNLAKQQRNEVSFVIHNLPVLAKMAAVSKACGNMFGLMHGTCPETSGGLLICLPREQAARFCAEIKSPKYGEGHQAWIIGIVEKGNRTARIIDKPRIIEVAPQAPKP, encoded by the exons ATGTCTACGCGGGAGTCCTTTAACCCGGAAAGTTATGAATTGGACAAGAGCTTCCGGCTAACCAGATTCACTGAACTCAAGGGCACTGGCTGCAAAGTGCCCCAAGATGTCCTGCAGAAACTGCTGGAATCCTTACAAGAGAACCACTTCCAAGAAGATGAGCAATTTCTGGGAGCAGTGATGCCAAGACTTG GCATTGGAATGGATACTTGTGTCATTCCTTTGAGGCACGGCGGTCTTTCTTTGGTTCAGACCACGGATTACATTTATCCTATCGTCGATGACCCTTACATGATG GGCAGGATAGCATGTGCCAATGTCCTCAGCGACCTCTACGCGATGGGGGTCACGGAGTGTGACAATATGCTGATGCTCCTTGGAATCAGTAATAAGATGACGGACAGG GAAAGGGATAAAGTGATGCCCCTAATTATACAGGGTTTTAAAGACGCAGCCGAGGAGGCAGGGACGTCTGTGACGGGTGGCCAGACGGTGTTAAACCCCTGGATCGTTTTGGGAGGAGTGGCTACCACCGTCTGCCAGCCCAACGAATTTATCAT GCCAGATAACGCAGTACCGGGGGACGTGCTTGTGCTGACGAAGCCCCTGGGGACGCAGGTGGCCGTGGCCGTGCACCAGTGGCTGGATATC CCTGAAAAATGGAATAAGATCAAGCTGGTGGTCACCCAAGAAGATGTCGAGTTGGCATACCAGGAGGCAATGATGAACATGGCCAGGCTCAACAGAACAG CTGCAGGTCTCATGCACACGTTCAACGCCCACGCTGCCACTGACATCACGGGCTTTGGAATTTTGGGCCATGCGCAGAACCTGGCCAAGCAGCAGAGGAATGAGGTGTCCTTTGTGATTCACAACCTTCCCGTCCTGGCCAAGATGGCTGCCGTGAGCAAGGCCTGTGGAAACATGTTCGGCCTCATGCATGGGACCTGCCCGGAGACATCAG GAGGCCTCCTAATCTGTTTACCGAGAGAGCAAGCTGCTCGATTCTGTGCAGAGATAAAGTCTCCCAAATACGGGGAAGGTCACCAAGCATGGATTATTGGGATCGTAGAGAAGGGCAACCGCACAGCCAGAATCATAGACAAGCCCCGGATCATCGAAGTCGCACCACAG GCACCAAAGCCGTGA
- the SEPHS1 gene encoding selenide, water dikinase 1 isoform X1, which translates to MSTRESFNPESYELDKSFRLTRFTELKGTGCKVPQDVLQKLLESLQENHFQEDEQFLGAVMPRLGIGMDTCVIPLRHGGLSLVQTTDYIYPIVDDPYMMGRIACANVLSDLYAMGVTECDNMLMLLGISNKMTDRERDKVMPLIIQGFKDAAEEAGTSVTGGQTVLNPWIVLGGVATTVCQPNEFIMPDNAVPGDVLVLTKPLGTQVAVAVHQWLDIPEKWNKIKLVVTQEDVELAYQEAMMNMARLNRTAAGLMHTFNAHAATDITGFGILGHAQNLAKQQRNEVSFVIHNLPVLAKMAAVSKACGNMFGLMHGTCPETSGGLLICLPREQAARFCAEIKSPKYGEGHQAWIIGIVEKGNRTARIIDKPRIIEVAPQVATQNVNPTPGATS; encoded by the exons ATGTCTACGCGGGAGTCCTTTAACCCGGAAAGTTATGAATTGGACAAGAGCTTCCGGCTAACCAGATTCACTGAACTCAAGGGCACTGGCTGCAAAGTGCCCCAAGATGTCCTGCAGAAACTGCTGGAATCCTTACAAGAGAACCACTTCCAAGAAGATGAGCAATTTCTGGGAGCAGTGATGCCAAGACTTG GCATTGGAATGGATACTTGTGTCATTCCTTTGAGGCACGGCGGTCTTTCTTTGGTTCAGACCACGGATTACATTTATCCTATCGTCGATGACCCTTACATGATG GGCAGGATAGCATGTGCCAATGTCCTCAGCGACCTCTACGCGATGGGGGTCACGGAGTGTGACAATATGCTGATGCTCCTTGGAATCAGTAATAAGATGACGGACAGG GAAAGGGATAAAGTGATGCCCCTAATTATACAGGGTTTTAAAGACGCAGCCGAGGAGGCAGGGACGTCTGTGACGGGTGGCCAGACGGTGTTAAACCCCTGGATCGTTTTGGGAGGAGTGGCTACCACCGTCTGCCAGCCCAACGAATTTATCAT GCCAGATAACGCAGTACCGGGGGACGTGCTTGTGCTGACGAAGCCCCTGGGGACGCAGGTGGCCGTGGCCGTGCACCAGTGGCTGGATATC CCTGAAAAATGGAATAAGATCAAGCTGGTGGTCACCCAAGAAGATGTCGAGTTGGCATACCAGGAGGCAATGATGAACATGGCCAGGCTCAACAGAACAG CTGCAGGTCTCATGCACACGTTCAACGCCCACGCTGCCACTGACATCACGGGCTTTGGAATTTTGGGCCATGCGCAGAACCTGGCCAAGCAGCAGAGGAATGAGGTGTCCTTTGTGATTCACAACCTTCCCGTCCTGGCCAAGATGGCTGCCGTGAGCAAGGCCTGTGGAAACATGTTCGGCCTCATGCATGGGACCTGCCCGGAGACATCAG GAGGCCTCCTAATCTGTTTACCGAGAGAGCAAGCTGCTCGATTCTGTGCAGAGATAAAGTCTCCCAAATACGGGGAAGGTCACCAAGCATGGATTATTGGGATCGTAGAGAAGGGCAACCGCACAGCCAGAATCATAGACAAGCCCCGGATCATCGAAGTCGCACCACAGGTGGCCACTCAGAACGTGAACCCCACCCCGGGGGCCACCTCTTAA
- the SEPHS1 gene encoding selenide, water dikinase 1 isoform X3 — protein MSTRESFNPESYELDKSFRLTRFTELKGTGCKVPQDVLQKLLESLQENHFQEDEQFLGAVMPRLGIGMDTCVIPLRHGGLSLVQTTDYIYPIVDDPYMMGRIACANVLSDLYAMGVTECDNMLMLLGISNKMTDRGFKDAAEEAGTSVTGGQTVLNPWIVLGGVATTVCQPNEFIMPDNAVPGDVLVLTKPLGTQVAVAVHQWLDIPEKWNKIKLVVTQEDVELAYQEAMMNMARLNRTAAGLMHTFNAHAATDITGFGILGHAQNLAKQQRNEVSFVIHNLPVLAKMAAVSKACGNMFGLMHGTCPETSGGLLICLPREQAARFCAEIKSPKYGEGHQAWIIGIVEKGNRTARIIDKPRIIEVAPQVATQNVNPTPGATS, from the exons ATGTCTACGCGGGAGTCCTTTAACCCGGAAAGTTATGAATTGGACAAGAGCTTCCGGCTAACCAGATTCACTGAACTCAAGGGCACTGGCTGCAAAGTGCCCCAAGATGTCCTGCAGAAACTGCTGGAATCCTTACAAGAGAACCACTTCCAAGAAGATGAGCAATTTCTGGGAGCAGTGATGCCAAGACTTG GCATTGGAATGGATACTTGTGTCATTCCTTTGAGGCACGGCGGTCTTTCTTTGGTTCAGACCACGGATTACATTTATCCTATCGTCGATGACCCTTACATGATG GGCAGGATAGCATGTGCCAATGTCCTCAGCGACCTCTACGCGATGGGGGTCACGGAGTGTGACAATATGCTGATGCTCCTTGGAATCAGTAATAAGATGACGGACAGG GGTTTTAAAGACGCAGCCGAGGAGGCAGGGACGTCTGTGACGGGTGGCCAGACGGTGTTAAACCCCTGGATCGTTTTGGGAGGAGTGGCTACCACCGTCTGCCAGCCCAACGAATTTATCAT GCCAGATAACGCAGTACCGGGGGACGTGCTTGTGCTGACGAAGCCCCTGGGGACGCAGGTGGCCGTGGCCGTGCACCAGTGGCTGGATATC CCTGAAAAATGGAATAAGATCAAGCTGGTGGTCACCCAAGAAGATGTCGAGTTGGCATACCAGGAGGCAATGATGAACATGGCCAGGCTCAACAGAACAG CTGCAGGTCTCATGCACACGTTCAACGCCCACGCTGCCACTGACATCACGGGCTTTGGAATTTTGGGCCATGCGCAGAACCTGGCCAAGCAGCAGAGGAATGAGGTGTCCTTTGTGATTCACAACCTTCCCGTCCTGGCCAAGATGGCTGCCGTGAGCAAGGCCTGTGGAAACATGTTCGGCCTCATGCATGGGACCTGCCCGGAGACATCAG GAGGCCTCCTAATCTGTTTACCGAGAGAGCAAGCTGCTCGATTCTGTGCAGAGATAAAGTCTCCCAAATACGGGGAAGGTCACCAAGCATGGATTATTGGGATCGTAGAGAAGGGCAACCGCACAGCCAGAATCATAGACAAGCCCCGGATCATCGAAGTCGCACCACAGGTGGCCACTCAGAACGTGAACCCCACCCCGGGGGCCACCTCTTAA